The following proteins come from a genomic window of Athalia rosae chromosome 1, iyAthRosa1.1, whole genome shotgun sequence:
- the LOC105691534 gene encoding uncharacterized protein LOC105691534 produces the protein MIVGSILLAFIRSNGETRTTLSEGIERLDYFRSSKVTLKSIQLAVLIFFFLTGKPLPRMIRRGKLSENVMLSEQLFRLNTFDYFGRKNVIDKLEKLFSQQTKIVSFCIEGLGLTRKEGLRLVSSLFESRETVKNLYCWRAFEPAEGPLLVDTGHFSGSGLYRDRVPRKRDWFGAIGSLESLTTLSINYAYLATPSGDLLVALSKLLTHKFFATTTENNCTFSGKKKLLCPPEEIPTVNDPENGIGGHAIPDVSWLEAKIWAPCLKVQFLVSFSFFPVGIPEYEMHRRFLTRNTPLHSFILSTDIDLQFRQPWFLDCTLKMLWSWYSNSLVYLYLQLWHHREILDPDLKKLFPLLPKLKIFEFVGEIRKVETLRTMCCQIRDKDCNVNHLSFQLQDPMGGKKICEEWTKDVDHLIKCFKDAFEEMNVRLEVSLYPC, from the exons ATGATCGTAGGCTCGATTTTACTGGCATTTATACGGAGCAACGGCGAGACACGAACCACTTTATCAGAGGGAATTGAACGGCTCGATTATTTCCGCTCTTCAAAGgtgactctgaaatcaattcAACTCGccgtgttaatttttttttttctaaccggTAAACCCTTACCCAGGATGATCAGGAGGGGGAAATTGTCGGAGAACGTGATGCTCTCGGAACAGCTTTTCCGGTTGAATACCTTCGATTACTTCGGGCGAAAAAATGTCATCGATAAATTGGAGAA GTTGTTCAGTCAACAGACGAAGATAGTCTCCTTTTGCATCGAAGGACTCGGACTCACCAGGAAAGAAGGACTCCGTCTGGTTTCATCTCTGTTCGAGTCACGAGAAactgtgaaaaatttgtactGCTGGCGGGCGTTCGAGCCCGCGGAAGGACCACTCCTAGTGGACACCGGTCACTTCTCGGGATCCGGTCTGTACAGGGATAGGGTGCCCCGAAAACGGGACTGGTTCGGGGCCATCGGATCCCTCGAATCCCTGACAACGCTGTCGATCAACTACGCTTACCTCGCAACACCCAGCGGCGATCTTCTGGTCGCGTTGTCCAAGTTATTAACGCATAAATTTTTCGCAACGACGACAGAGAATAATTGTACTTTTtctggaaagaagaaa CTGCTCTGTCCACCTGAAGAAATTCCGACGGTCAATGATCCTGAGAATGGAATTGGCGGACATGCGATTCCCGATGTCTCGTGGCTAGAAGCTAAGATATGGGCTCCGTGCCTCAAAGTTCAATTT CTTGtgagtttttcctttttcccagTTGGGATACCGGAGTACGAAATGCATAGGAGATTTTTAACGAGAAACACTCCCTTGCATTCGTTCATACTTTCTACCGACATCGACCTCCAGTTTCGACAGCCCTGGTTTTTGGATTGTACTTTGAAGATGCTCTGGTCCTGGTACTCGAATTCGCTAG ttTATCTCTACCTCCAGTTGTGGCATCACCGTGAAATTCTAGATcctgatttgaaaaaacttttccccCTCCTTCCGAAGCTCAAGATATTTGAATTCGTTGGAGAAATTCGTAAAGTAGAAACCCTCCGTACTATGTGTTGCCAAATACGGGACAAAGATTGCA ACGTTAATCACCTGAGCTTTCAGCTCCAAGACCCAatggggggtaaaaaaatttgtgaagaGTGGACGAAGGACGTCGATCATTTGATAAAATGTTTCAAAGATGCGTTTGAAGAAATGAATGTGAGGCTTGAAGTGAGCCTATATCCATGCTGA
- the LOC105691566 gene encoding sodium-coupled monocarboxylate transporter 1-like — MASERLVNGILSDLLPAIPTVQDVSKSMQNFGYPDYAVFILMLASCGGVGIYFGFVKKSMGEDEYLVGGRNMKTFPVSLSLIASFISAISLLGTPTEVYVYGITYLFVGCGVILMGIVMTTVYLPVFHDLKLTSTYEYLERRFDKKTRLFGSVLFSIGIITWLPIVIYVPALAFNQVTGINVHIITPFVCIVCIFYTCVGGLKAVVWTDVIQTIVMLGAMLLVIIKGTVDLGGPSVVIHRNLESGRLELPDTDWNPLTRHTIWALTFGAFGHWLQTSAVNQNMIQRYLSLPTLGAARRAVWIFIVGALSLVGTCGYAGMLLYATYQECDPLTTKLARAKDQLLPLLVMDILGDYPGLPGLFVAGVFSAALSSLSTALNSMAAVVIEDFIKPFRKNSFTPRVADILMKVTVVAIGTLSAGLVFVVERMGSHVLQLSMSLGSITSGPSLGIFTMGILFPWTNSMGALIGGTTSLGLMAWLSLTAQAAISSGHIRFEEKPVSTEGCTYTFQKVENLLLFSPSNANFNATDEVIVSEPWAFYRLSYLWYTMTGTIISLVIGCLVSLISSQDTKKLDPLLVAPFVRKFLKTRPQDLQVNDVVKLELEPRELNRSRCILQGNVRKLT; from the exons atggCTTCCGAAAGGCTGGTCAACGGTATATTGTCGGATTTATTGCCGGCGATACCGACGGTTCAAGATGTGAGTAAATCGATGCAAAATTTCGGCTATCCGGATTACGCGGTATTCATTTTGATGCTGGCCTCATGCGGCGGAGTTGGAATATATTTTggtttcgtgaaaaaatcaatgggCGAGGACGAGTACCTGGTGGGTGGAAGAAACATGAAGACGTTTCCGGTCAGTCTGAGTCTCATAGCTAGTTTTATTTCCGCTATATCGCTCCTCGGAACCCCCACtgaggtatacgtgtacggaaTTACCTACCTTTTTGTTGGTTGCGGCGTTATCCTCATGGGGATTGTCATGACCACCGTTTATTTGCCCGTTTTTCACGACCTGAAACTGACCAGCACATACGAGTACCTCGAGAGGCGGTTCGACAAGAAGACTAGATTATTTGGCTCCGTTCTGTTCTCCATCGGAATC ATAACCTGGCTACCGATCGTCATCTACGTACCAGCCCTGGCTTTCAATCAAG ttACCGGAATAAACGTCCACATAATCACACCGTTCGTTTGCATAGTTTGCATATTTTACACGTGCGTG GGTGGTCTGAAAGCAGTTGTTTGGACAGACGTAATTCAAACCATCGTGATGCTCGGCGCGATGTTGCTGGTGATAATCAAGGGTACGGTAGATCTGGGTGGACCTTCTGTGGTCATTCACAGGAACTTAGAGTCCGGAAGACTCGAATTACCGGA CACGGATTGGAATCCTTTGACGAGACACACTATCTGGGCATTGACTTTTGGCGCTTTTGGTCACTGGCTCCAGACGTCCGCCGTCAATCAAAATATGATCCAACGTTATCTCTCTCTACCAACACTCGGCGCTGCGAGGCG GGCTGTCTGGATCTTTATAGTAGGTGCCCTCAGTCTCGTTGGCACCTGCGGCTACGCCGGGATGCTCCTCTACGCGACCTACCAAGAATGCGATCCTCTAACAACAAAG CTTGCTCGTGCCAAGGACCAACTCCTCCCCTTATTGGTGATGGATATCCTGGGCGATTATCCCGGCTTACCTGGTTTATTCGTAGCCGGCGTGTTCAGCGCTGCTCTCAG CTCGCTGTCAACGGCACTCAACTCGATGGCGGCCGTGGTGATAGAAGACTTCATAAAACcatttagaaaaaattcattcactcCCAGAGTAGCGGATATCCTCATGAAGGTCACCGTCGTTGCCATCGGAACACTTTCCGCCGGCCTAGTCTTCGTTGTCGAAAGAATGGGCAGTCACGTCCTCCAG TTATCGATGAGTCTGGGATCGATCACCAGTGGACCGTCTCTGGGAATTTTCACAATGGGTATCCTATTTCCTTGGACAAATTCTATG GGTGCTCTGATCGGCGGTACAACTAGTCTGGGACTCATGGCGTGGTTGAGTTTGACGGCACAGGCTGCGATATCGAGTGGTCATATAAG GTTCGAGGAGAAGCCGGTGAGCACGGAGGGGTGTACTTACACCTTCCAGAAAGTCGAAAACTTACTTTTATTCTCGCCATCGAACGCGAACTTCAACGCAACGGACGAAGTTATTGTGTC TGAACCGTGGGCATTCTATCGGTTGAGTTACCTCTGGTACACTATGACCGGTACGATCATCTCTCTAGTCATCGGATGTTTAGTGAGCTTAATTTCGTCGCAAGACACTAAAAAACTGGACCCACTTTTAGTCGCGCCGTttgtcagaaaatttttgaaaactcgTCCGCAAGATCTGCAAGTAAATGAC gtTGTCAAGCTGGAACTGGAGCCAAGGGAACTTAACAGGTCCAGATGCATCCTTCAAGGAAATGTGAGAAAATTAACATAA